The Cetobacterium somerae sequence AAAAGTTCTGAAAAAGTTAACAGTTCTCTTCCTAACATTCCTTCTAGCTCTTCTTTATTAGGTTTTATAAGGTATGGATTCCCTTCGATACCTTTTAGTAAAAATTTACCACTTGTATCAAGTATCACTTTTTTATTATTAGCTATTTCACATAAAATTTTGTAAATATCATCTTGAACTCCTTGAGGAGCACTTCCACTAATACAGATTGTTTCAAATCTATCAAAATTATTTTTAAAGAACTCTAAAAATTTATCAATATAATTTGATGAAATTTTTTCTCCAGGTTCTAATATTTCAGTTTGTGTCCCTTTTCCTAATACGGCTATACAACTTCTTGTTTCTACATCTGTTTTTATAAATCTATCTTTAATTCCTATACTTTCTATTTTACTACTTATCCACTCACCACTATTTCCACCTAAAAAACCACTTGCTTCAACATTTTCTCCAAGTAATCTTAAGACTCTTGAAACATTCAATCCTTTTCCACCAGCTGTTTTAGATGCTTTTCCTCTAAAAATACTATTTATTTCAAAATTATCTATTTCATATCTTATATCAATTGCAGGATTTAAAGTTATTGTTAATATCATGATTATCCTCTGTTATCACTTTTACACATAATTATTTTATCTACAACAACCTTTTTCATAGCTTCTTTTGCTGGAATTAAATATTTTCTCGGATCGCTTTCATTTGGATTTTTTAAGAAAAATTCTTTTAAACTCTCTGCAAATGGTATTTTTAATTCTGTTGCAATATTAACTTTACAAATTCCATCTTCTATTGTTGTCCTAACTGAGTCAAAAGGTACTCCTGATGCTCCATGTAAAACTAATGGTATATCCACTAATTTTTTTATCTCTTTTAATCTATCATAATCTAATTTTGGTTCATTTTTATATAATCCATGAGCTGTTCCTATAGCTACTGCTAGTGAATTTACCCCAGTTCTTTCAACAAACTCTTTAGCTAATTTAGGGTCTGTATATGAAGACTGTGATTCATCAACTATTAAATCATCCTCTTGTCCTACTAACTTACCTAATTCTGCTTCTACACTTACATCATATCTATGAGCAAAATCTACAACTTCTTTTACTATTTTCACATTTTCTTCAAATGGATGGTGTGATGCATCAATCATAACTGACTTACATCCTAATAAGATAGCTTCTTTTATACTATTTACATCTTCATGGTGATCTAAATGAAATGCTATTGGTATATCATACTTTTCACTTGCTGTCTCTATCATTTTTATCAAATACTCAATACCTGCATATTTAACTGTACTTGGTGTTGCAGCTAATATAACTGGTGATTTTAACTCGTTTGCTGTATCTACCACTACCTGAATTGTCTCTAAATTATGAATATTAAAAGCTGGTACTGCATACCCTCCTTTTTGTGCATCTAATAACATTTGGTTTGTTGAAACTAACATTGTGATTCCCCCTTATAATCGTATATTATAACACCTTGTACAACTCTGTTTACTTCTCCTGTTGGACATGGATTATCTGGATTTATTCCAAAACTTTTTGATTTATAAAATGCAAATAATTGAGCAAAATATATATAACTAAACATATTGAATACATCTTCTGCATTGTTGTCATCATTATTAAATGTGTAGTAGTAATGTGAATTTTTTCTAGCTTCATCTGAATTTTTCATATCTAAAGTTACTAAAACTTTCTTCTTATTTTCATTGTACATTTCTTTTAATAAATCTAATTCATACTTTCTTGTATAATCATTATTTGAAAGCAATGTAATAATCATTGTTGTATCATTTATAATTGACTTTGGTCCATGTCTAAACCCTAATGGTGAATTATAGTGTAGACTCATATGACCTGCTGTTAACTCTAGACACTTTAATGCTGCCTCTTCTGCTACACCTTTTAAACATGAACTTCCTAGATATACAATTCTTGATATATCTAAAGTTATTAATGAATCAATTAATGACTTCATATCTTCATCTTTTATCTTTTCTATTTGATTTTTCATTATATCTTCTATCTTTTCTAGAGACTCTAAATTAAATATTAAAAGTCCTGTTAAAGACATACAAGTAAAGCTACTTGTCATTGCAAATCCTTTATCATTAGATTCCTCTGGCATTAAAAGAACAAGTGCTTTTTTATCATCTTTTTTATTTGTTGCTAACTTTCCATCTTTATTACAAGTTATTAAAATATGACAAACATCATCTATTATCTCATCTGCTAACTTAACTGTCGCCACACTTTCTGGACTATTCCCTGAACGAGCACATGAAATTAGTATTACTTTTTCTTCTTTTTTTAAATAATTTTCTGGATTAGAAACTATATCTGTTGTAGCTATTGAAAGAACATTTCCTCCTAAAGCTGGAGTTATACTATTTCCTACAAATTCTGAAGTTCCTGCACCTGTAAAAATAATCTTTCTATTTTTAAAATCATTTTTATCTAAAAATGATTTGATTTCTTCTTTTTTTTCTTTCACTAGATTTATTGTTTCTAACCATAATCTTTTTTGTTGTTCAATCTCTTTTAATGTATAAAAATCTTTCATTTATTTATTCTCCTCCCATAATTTTAATGCATAAAGTGCTGATCCATAAACTGGTGTGTATTTTGGTTCAAGTATTACCGCATCAATTTTATTATTTTTTAAATAATTTTTTAAATTATCAAAAATATATTTCGAAGCTTTAAATACACCACCTACATAAGAAACCTTTATTGGCTTTTCAATAAAATCTATTTTTTCAGATATAGCTTTTATCATAAGCCCGATTTCTATTGATGCTTCTTTAAATATTTCTATACAATATGGATCATTTTTTTCTGCTGCTTTATAAACTATCATTGATAATTGAGCTATTTTTCCTCTATCAAGAGAATATTGATTGTAAATTAAATCTATTAAATCAAAATCTTCTTTTAAATTTAATTCATCTCTCATAGTAGTATATAAAGTTGTTTTAGGATATCTTCCATCTGCTTGTTTCGTAAATATTTCAATTCCTTTTTTAGCAATCCAATAAGCCGATCCTTCATCGCCACATGCATGCCCCCAACCACTTGTTCTTGCTTCTTCCCCTAATTCATTTATTCCGTATCCAATAGCTCCTGTTCCAGCTATTATATTAATTCCTGGGTTACACCCCAACGATCCAGCCCAACCAGCTTTCATATCATTTCCTAATTGAAATTTTATACTTCTCCATGATTTTTTAGCAACATCTTCAATTATTTTTTGATCCTCTTTTATTTCTCCATACCCTGGAATACCTGCAAATATATAACCTATATCGTCTTTAGTTATATTTAACTTTTCTAAAACTTCCTCTAATATAGATATCAATAGTTCTTCTAATCCATTGAAACCAATTTGTAAATAATGACCAGTTCCTTTTTGAAAACTCAAAACCTCATTTTTATCTTCATCTATAACTGAAACAGCTGTTTTTGTTCCACCGCTATCTATTCCTATAAAAAATTTCATTATGTACCACCCCAATATTTTTTTACTGGTACATACCAGTTAAGATGATTATAGTTAATTTTTTTTATTTTGTCAATTATTTTTATGAAAAAAGTCTTAGAAAATTTCTAAGACTTTTTAATACTATATTCCATCATCGTTTTGAAAATTATCATTTAGCTCTTTTTTTTGAAATGTAACTATAGATTCTTTTCCATGATTTATTATATCACCTACTGTTTTTTCTAAACTTTCTTGGTCTCGATATTCTATCGCTGCTAAAATTGTAGGAATATTTATACCACCTAACACATATATATCTTTCATACTTTGAGACAAAGTTACTGCTGTTGAAAACGGAGTTCCACCTGCTAAGTCTGTTAAAAAAAGAGTTTCTCTATCTTCATTCTTTAAAACAGATTCAATATATCTTTCCTCTAACTCTTTAATTCCCATTCCATTATTAAAGTTTATATAGTCTATATTTTCTTGTTTACCTATAATATACTCTAATGTTTTTTCGATAGCAGAAGCAAACTCTCCATGACCACTTACAATAATTTTAAACATATTCATCTCCCTGTAATTTTTTAAAGTATTCCTATCAAACTTCCTATTATTCCAATAGCTAATGTCAACATAATTAATGTTATTGGTGTTTTCTTTTTCTTTAATAAGTAAAACATAAGAAGAGTATATAATAAAGGCAGCATATTTGGCATTATCTTATCAATTACATCTGTTTGAATATTTACTGTTGTATTACCCATTTCTATAACGTACGGTATACTTAATCTAACAAAAGAAGCTATTAATCCACCTACAACTGTTAATCCTAATATTAACGAACCTTTTGTTACATACTCTGTATCTCCTTGCAATTTTTCTATAGCCTCTACTCCCATTTTATAAGAATAATGCATTAAGAAAAATCTTAAGAAAATATGAACCGAGTTAAATATCAATAGAAAAATAATAGGTCCTGCTATACTTCCTTCTAAAGATAAAGAAACTCCTATACTCGCAGCTATTGGTAATAATGTAAACCAAAATAAAGCGTCTCCTATTCCACCTAAAGGTCCCATAAGTGCAATTTTAATTCCCCGTATAGCCTCTTGACTCTCTTTATTTTCTTCCATTGCAGTTACAATTCCTTGTACAAAAGTTACTAGAAATGGGTGAACATTGAAAAACTCCATATGTAATTTCATTGATCTAGATAAATCTTCTTTATTTTTATGAATTTTTTTCAATGCTGGTATCATGCTATATAACCAACCACACGCTTGCATTCTTTCATAGTTAAATGACGCTTGTAATAAAAATGATCTCCAAACCATATGATTTAAATCTTTTTTTGTTATAACTTTTTCCTGACTACTATCTACATATCCATTATTATTATATTCCATCGCTATAATCCTCCTCTGTAGAAGATGTTAAAGATAATTTTTTAATTTTATCAACACTTTTACTCTTCTGATAATCATATATAGCTATTATAAATCCTATTGCTGCAATGGCTATTACTGGTAAATTTAAATATGTTGCTAGTATAAATCCCAATACAAAGAATATTATATATTCTTTTTTAAACATTATATTTAATAAAAGAGCAAATCCTATTGCTGGCATCATTCCACCAGCTACTCCAAATCCTTTAATTAACCACGGTGGTAATAAAGAAACAATTCCTTGAGCTGCTTCCGCACCTATTGATATTGGTAAAAATACTACTGTAAAGTAAAAAATAAATAGAATACCCATTCCTAAATAGTTTATTCTCTCAATTCCTTTTGTATTACAACTTTCTGCATACTTATCTGCCTTATGCATAACTGGAGAAAAAAATGTAAATAATAGTGTTATACATGCTTGAACTGCCACTGCAAAAGGAATGGCAATTCCAACAGCAACAGTCGGATCTTGCTTAGCCATAATTGCAAACGCTGATCCAATTATTCCTCCTACAACTACATTTGGTGGTTGAGCTCCACCAACAGGAACAGCTCCCATCCAAACTAGTTCTAATGTTGCTCCTGCAATTAATCCCATTTTCATATCACCTAAAATCA is a genomic window containing:
- a CDS encoding 1-phosphofructokinase family hexose kinase, giving the protein MILTITLNPAIDIRYEIDNFEINSIFRGKASKTAGGKGLNVSRVLRLLGENVEASGFLGGNSGEWISSKIESIGIKDRFIKTDVETRSCIAVLGKGTQTEILEPGEKISSNYIDKFLEFFKNNFDRFETICISGSAPQGVQDDIYKILCEIANNKKVILDTSGKFLLKGIEGNPYLIKPNKEELEGMLGRELLTFSELLEGAKEIKNRGCKNLLVSLGKDGAIFIDEKNDIYRVNIPTVNIKNPVGSGDSTIAGFAYGLNKKKSIEEILKLAMACGISNAMMDETGNIDLGVVKELFDKVKVEKI
- a CDS encoding tagatose bisphosphate family class II aldolase; the protein is MLVSTNQMLLDAQKGGYAVPAFNIHNLETIQVVVDTANELKSPVILAATPSTVKYAGIEYLIKMIETASEKYDIPIAFHLDHHEDVNSIKEAILLGCKSVMIDASHHPFEENVKIVKEVVDFAHRYDVSVEAELGKLVGQEDDLIVDESQSSYTDPKLAKEFVERTGVNSLAVAIGTAHGLYKNEPKLDYDRLKEIKKLVDIPLVLHGASGVPFDSVRTTIEDGICKVNIATELKIPFAESLKEFFLKNPNESDPRKYLIPAKEAMKKVVVDKIIMCKSDNRG
- a CDS encoding SIS domain-containing protein; amino-acid sequence: MKDFYTLKEIEQQKRLWLETINLVKEKKEEIKSFLDKNDFKNRKIIFTGAGTSEFVGNSITPALGGNVLSIATTDIVSNPENYLKKEEKVILISCARSGNSPESVATVKLADEIIDDVCHILITCNKDGKLATNKKDDKKALVLLMPEESNDKGFAMTSSFTCMSLTGLLIFNLESLEKIEDIMKNQIEKIKDEDMKSLIDSLITLDISRIVYLGSSCLKGVAEEAALKCLELTAGHMSLHYNSPLGFRHGPKSIINDTTMIITLLSNNDYTRKYELDLLKEMYNENKKKVLVTLDMKNSDEARKNSHYYYTFNNDDNNAEDVFNMFSYIYFAQLFAFYKSKSFGINPDNPCPTGEVNRVVQGVIIYDYKGESQC
- a CDS encoding N-acetylglucosamine kinase, which translates into the protein MKFFIGIDSGGTKTAVSVIDEDKNEVLSFQKGTGHYLQIGFNGLEELLISILEEVLEKLNITKDDIGYIFAGIPGYGEIKEDQKIIEDVAKKSWRSIKFQLGNDMKAGWAGSLGCNPGINIIAGTGAIGYGINELGEEARTSGWGHACGDEGSAYWIAKKGIEIFTKQADGRYPKTTLYTTMRDELNLKEDFDLIDLIYNQYSLDRGKIAQLSMIVYKAAEKNDPYCIEIFKEASIEIGLMIKAISEKIDFIEKPIKVSYVGGVFKASKYIFDNLKNYLKNNKIDAVILEPKYTPVYGSALYALKLWEENK
- a CDS encoding PTS sugar transporter subunit IIA yields the protein MFKIIVSGHGEFASAIEKTLEYIIGKQENIDYINFNNGMGIKELEERYIESVLKNEDRETLFLTDLAGGTPFSTAVTLSQSMKDIYVLGGINIPTILAAIEYRDQESLEKTVGDIINHGKESIVTFQKKELNDNFQNDDGI
- a CDS encoding PTS system mannose/fructose/sorbose family transporter subunit IID, with the translated sequence MEYNNNGYVDSSQEKVITKKDLNHMVWRSFLLQASFNYERMQACGWLYSMIPALKKIHKNKEDLSRSMKLHMEFFNVHPFLVTFVQGIVTAMEENKESQEAIRGIKIALMGPLGGIGDALFWFTLLPIAASIGVSLSLEGSIAGPIIFLLIFNSVHIFLRFFLMHYSYKMGVEAIEKLQGDTEYVTKGSLILGLTVVGGLIASFVRLSIPYVIEMGNTTVNIQTDVIDKIMPNMLPLLYTLLMFYLLKKKKTPITLIMLTLAIGIIGSLIGIL
- the agaW gene encoding PTS N-acetylgalactosamine transporter subunit IIC, which translates into the protein MLLKAFLVAIYAGLAGIDLFDGLSHIHRPLVSGLIVGLILGDMKMGLIAGATLELVWMGAVPVGGAQPPNVVVGGIIGSAFAIMAKQDPTVAVGIAIPFAVAVQACITLLFTFFSPVMHKADKYAESCNTKGIERINYLGMGILFIFYFTVVFLPISIGAEAAQGIVSLLPPWLIKGFGVAGGMMPAIGFALLLNIMFKKEYIIFFVLGFILATYLNLPVIAIAAIGFIIAIYDYQKSKSVDKIKKLSLTSSTEEDYSDGI